In a single window of the Verrucomicrobiota bacterium genome:
- a CDS encoding NADH-quinone oxidoreductase subunit N, translated as MSADYLALLKLAAPETLVVLAALAVLAIDLTVMRGEPVRNRMLVAGLFAFLGFFAAGFFMAESGAHGRVAEGMLVVEPLGRVTKFVLLALAAFTLLLAVDADFTDHAGEFVALVLLATVGMMFMVSTENLLMIFVSLELASLSLYTLAAFNKRNPRSAEAALKYFLFGGMAAAFMLFGLSLLYGLTGSIDLVQIARAMHARAFDPMLAVALVLTLMGFGFKIAAVPFHLWAPDAYQGAPTPAAALIAGGSKVASFLLLAKVLTAGFAGAEGSGAWRNAAAGWTPLLCTVALLSMILGNLAAIAQTSVKRLLAWSAVAHAGYALLGILGDGDRGVSALLYYVATYGLTVVGALGVVGVMERGGDATLADFAGLRRRSPMLAVCMMIFLLSLAGIPPLAGFFGKFYVFVAAAGAAKNLGLLWLVIAAIAMSAVSLYYYLLVLKQAFVEEAPEDAPPIAVPPASTIALGLIAAGVVLLGCAPDLLLDPIAAALAGATHH; from the coding sequence ATGAGTGCGGACTACCTCGCCCTGCTCAAGCTCGCCGCGCCCGAGACGCTCGTGGTGCTCGCCGCGCTGGCCGTGCTGGCGATCGACCTCACCGTCATGCGCGGAGAACCGGTCCGCAACCGAATGCTCGTCGCCGGCCTCTTCGCGTTCCTCGGCTTCTTCGCGGCGGGGTTCTTCATGGCCGAGTCGGGCGCGCACGGGCGCGTTGCGGAAGGCATGCTTGTGGTCGAGCCGCTCGGGCGCGTGACCAAGTTCGTGCTGCTCGCGCTCGCGGCGTTCACCCTGCTGCTGGCGGTGGACGCGGACTTCACGGATCACGCGGGCGAGTTCGTCGCGCTCGTGCTGCTCGCGACCGTGGGGATGATGTTCATGGTGAGCACGGAGAACCTGCTGATGATCTTCGTGTCGCTCGAACTCGCGAGCCTGTCGCTCTACACGCTCGCCGCCTTCAACAAACGCAACCCCCGCTCAGCCGAGGCCGCCCTCAAGTATTTCCTCTTCGGCGGCATGGCTGCGGCCTTCATGCTCTTCGGCCTCAGCCTCCTCTACGGGCTCACGGGTTCGATCGACCTCGTGCAAATCGCGCGGGCGATGCACGCGCGCGCGTTCGACCCGATGCTCGCCGTCGCGCTCGTGCTCACTCTCATGGGCTTCGGGTTCAAGATCGCCGCGGTGCCGTTCCACCTGTGGGCGCCGGACGCGTATCAAGGCGCGCCCACGCCCGCCGCCGCGCTCATCGCGGGCGGGTCGAAGGTCGCGAGCTTTCTGCTCCTGGCGAAGGTCCTGACGGCCGGCTTCGCGGGCGCGGAAGGCAGCGGCGCATGGCGCAACGCGGCCGCGGGCTGGACGCCATTGCTCTGCACCGTGGCGCTGCTCTCGATGATCCTTGGCAACCTCGCCGCCATCGCGCAGACGAGCGTCAAGCGCCTGCTCGCGTGGTCCGCCGTCGCGCACGCGGGCTACGCGCTGCTGGGCATCCTCGGCGACGGCGACCGCGGCGTCTCCGCGCTGCTCTACTACGTGGCGACCTACGGATTGACGGTGGTCGGCGCGCTCGGCGTGGTGGGCGTGATGGAGCGCGGCGGCGACGCCACCCTCGCGGACTTCGCCGGTCTGCGCCGCCGCTCGCCGATGCTCGCGGTGTGCATGATGATCTTCCTGCTTTCACTCGCGGGCATCCCGCCGCTCGCGGGGTTCTTCGGCAAGTTTTACGTGTTCGTCGCCGCGGCGGGCGCGGCGAAAAACCTCGGCTTGCTCTGGCTCGTCATCGCCGCCATCGCGATGAGCGCGGTGTCGCTCTATTACTACCTGCTCGTGCTCAAGCAGGCGTTCGTCGAGGAAGCCCCGGAAGACGCGCCGCCGATCGCCGTCCCGCCCGCCTCAACGATCGCATTGGGCCTGATCGCAGCCGGCGTGGTGCTGCTCGGCTGCGCGCCGGACCTGCTGCTCGATC
- a CDS encoding NADH-quinone oxidoreductase subunit M, which produces MILAWTIYLSFLGVLVLMLLPAGDARAARAVALMSAIGGLLCALAGVVGAPEGIVTITKVPWVRSLGIGYHLAADGISLVLVLLTGLAAVSGILFSWNVEHRAKEFFAFFLALIGGVYGVFLSFDLFTLFVFYELAIIPKYFLIAVWGSTRKEYGAMKLALYSFVGSAMVLVGLVAAFIVSGAKTFDLVEMAKFPFPESFQVWAFPLVFVGFAILAGLWPFHTWAPTGHVAAPTAASMLLAGVVMKLGAYGCLRVAMTLFPLGLKAWQHELALLAVIGIVGGAMVALTQKDFKFVIGYSSVSHMGFVLLGLVTLNTIGLSGAVLQMFSHGIIAGLLFGVVGRMVYDRTHTRELTVLEGMGLLKALPFAAVTFAVAAVASMGLPGFSGFIAELQVLIGAWQSLPGFAVASGVGIVIGVAYTLRALQRAFFSDEAGTTPNQEDGHSHPFEPITIPERLGAALLLGTTVLIGLHPRLLLDLIVPSFASPLFDALRKGGLQ; this is translated from the coding sequence ATGATTCTCGCCTGGACCATCTACCTCTCCTTCCTCGGCGTGCTGGTGCTGATGCTCCTGCCGGCGGGTGACGCGCGCGCGGCGCGGGCGGTCGCGCTCATGTCGGCGATTGGCGGGCTCTTGTGCGCGCTCGCGGGAGTGGTCGGCGCGCCGGAGGGCATCGTCACCATCACGAAGGTCCCGTGGGTGAGGTCGCTCGGCATCGGGTATCACCTCGCCGCCGATGGCATCAGCCTCGTGCTCGTGCTGCTCACGGGCCTCGCGGCGGTGTCGGGCATCCTCTTCTCATGGAACGTTGAGCATCGCGCGAAGGAGTTCTTCGCGTTCTTCCTCGCGCTGATTGGCGGCGTGTATGGCGTGTTCCTGAGCTTCGACCTGTTCACGCTGTTTGTGTTCTACGAGCTGGCGATCATCCCGAAATACTTCCTCATCGCCGTGTGGGGCTCGACGCGCAAGGAATACGGCGCGATGAAGCTCGCGCTCTACTCGTTCGTGGGCAGCGCGATGGTGCTCGTCGGGCTCGTCGCGGCGTTCATCGTGTCCGGCGCGAAGACGTTTGACCTGGTCGAGATGGCGAAGTTTCCGTTCCCCGAGTCATTCCAAGTGTGGGCGTTCCCGCTTGTGTTCGTGGGGTTCGCCATTCTCGCGGGCCTGTGGCCATTTCACACGTGGGCGCCCACGGGCCACGTGGCCGCGCCGACCGCCGCCTCGATGCTGCTGGCGGGCGTGGTGATGAAGCTTGGCGCCTACGGCTGCCTGCGCGTGGCGATGACGCTTTTCCCGCTCGGCCTGAAGGCGTGGCAGCACGAACTCGCGCTGCTCGCCGTCATCGGCATCGTGGGCGGGGCGATGGTCGCGCTCACACAGAAGGATTTCAAATTCGTCATCGGCTACTCGAGCGTGAGCCACATGGGCTTCGTGCTGCTCGGGTTGGTGACGCTCAACACCATCGGCCTGTCGGGCGCGGTGCTGCAGATGTTCTCGCACGGCATCATCGCGGGGCTGCTGTTCGGCGTCGTGGGCCGGATGGTCTATGACCGCACGCACACGCGCGAACTGACCGTGCTCGAAGGCATGGGCCTGCTCAAGGCGCTGCCATTTGCCGCGGTCACGTTCGCCGTCGCCGCGGTGGCGAGCATGGGCCTGCCGGGATTCAGCGGATTCATCGCCGAACTGCAAGTGCTCATCGGCGCGTGGCAGTCGCTGCCGGGCTTCGCGGTTGCATCGGGCGTGGGCATCGTGATCGGTGTCGCCTACACGCTGCGCGCCTTGCAAAGGGCGTTCTTTTCGGATGAAGCGGGCACCACGCCCAACCAAGAGGACGGCCACAGCCACCCGTTCGAACCCATCACCATCCCCGAGCGGCTTGGAGCCGCGCTGCTGCTGGGCACGACCGTGCTCATCGGCCTGCACCCCCGGCTGCTGCTCGACTTGATCGTGCCGAGCTTCGCCTCGCCGCTCTTCGACGCGTTGCGGAAGGGAGGCCTGCAATGA
- a CDS encoding NADH-quinone oxidoreductase subunit M, which produces MKSLPILTLLTLLPLLGGAVLLGLERPQQRLARGLAITVSLLTLALTLALWFAFDNAAAGLQFIEKHTWIPTLGIEYKLGMDGLSLLMVALTALVTPMAILASRGIQERVPLFFALVLLLEAGLMGTFTAMNFFHWFLFYELALVPAFFLVKLWGGPQRGAAATQFFIYTMVGSVALLLAFLALFQAARTFDFLELAALARTGKLVPLLGETLAWGGLTGQQLALLLFVGALLGFAVKVPLMPFHTWLPAAYAEAPSSVTMLLTGVMSKMGVYGLLRILLPIFPEPMRSVLTPLLWLAVATIVFSAFAAFAQRDLKRVLAYSSINHLGYCLLGCFVVVKSGGAAVEQAAALSGVLLQMFSHGLAAAALFCFVAFLEERSGGLRGLDDFGGLRQVVPVFCGLMGISLFASLGLPGLSGFVGEFLIFKGAFALSGWSAAVSMVGLLVTAIFLLTVLQRVFNGPLNERWKSLPDLTAAERLVVVPAVLLMFALGVYPQFITALTSATVTRLVEHLKF; this is translated from the coding sequence ATGAAGAGCCTTCCCATCCTCACCCTTCTCACGCTCCTGCCCTTGCTCGGCGGCGCGGTGCTGCTCGGGCTTGAACGCCCGCAACAGCGGCTCGCCCGCGGCCTCGCGATCACCGTCTCGCTGCTCACGCTCGCGCTCACGCTCGCGCTGTGGTTCGCCTTCGACAACGCCGCGGCGGGACTGCAGTTCATCGAGAAGCACACGTGGATTCCCACGCTCGGCATCGAATACAAGCTCGGCATGGACGGTTTGAGCCTGCTCATGGTCGCGCTCACCGCGCTCGTCACGCCGATGGCCATCCTCGCATCGCGTGGCATCCAGGAGCGCGTGCCGCTGTTCTTCGCGCTCGTGCTGCTCCTTGAGGCGGGCCTGATGGGCACGTTCACGGCGATGAACTTCTTCCACTGGTTCCTGTTCTACGAACTGGCGCTGGTGCCGGCGTTTTTCCTCGTGAAGCTCTGGGGCGGACCGCAACGAGGCGCGGCGGCGACGCAGTTCTTCATCTACACGATGGTCGGCAGCGTGGCGCTGCTGCTGGCGTTCCTGGCGCTGTTCCAGGCCGCGCGCACGTTCGACTTCCTCGAACTCGCCGCGCTCGCGCGCACGGGCAAGCTCGTCCCCCTCCTCGGCGAGACGCTCGCGTGGGGCGGGCTGACCGGGCAACAGCTCGCACTGCTGCTCTTCGTCGGCGCGCTGCTCGGCTTCGCGGTGAAGGTGCCGTTGATGCCATTCCACACGTGGCTGCCTGCGGCGTATGCCGAGGCGCCGTCGAGCGTCACGATGCTGCTCACGGGCGTGATGTCGAAGATGGGCGTGTATGGCCTGCTGCGCATCCTGCTGCCGATTTTTCCCGAGCCAATGCGCTCCGTGCTGACGCCGCTGCTGTGGCTCGCCGTCGCGACCATCGTGTTCAGCGCGTTCGCGGCGTTCGCGCAGCGCGACCTCAAGCGCGTGCTTGCCTACTCGTCCATCAACCACCTCGGCTACTGCCTGCTCGGGTGCTTCGTGGTGGTGAAGTCCGGCGGCGCGGCGGTCGAACAAGCCGCGGCGCTCAGCGGCGTGCTGCTGCAAATGTTCAGCCACGGGCTTGCCGCGGCGGCGCTGTTCTGCTTCGTGGCGTTCCTCGAGGAACGCAGCGGCGGCCTGCGCGGGCTGGACGACTTCGGCGGGTTGCGCCAGGTGGTGCCGGTCTTTTGCGGGCTGATGGGCATCTCGCTCTTCGCGTCGCTCGGATTGCCGGGCTTGAGCGGATTTGTCGGCGAGTTCCTCATTTTCAAAGGTGCGTTTGCGCTGTCGGGCTGGTCGGCCGCGGTCTCGATGGTCGGGCTGCTCGTCACCGCCATCTTCTTGCTGACGGTGTTGCAGCGCGTCTTCAATGGCCCGCTCAATGAGCGCTGGAAATCGCTTCCCGACCTCACGGCCGCGGAACGCCTGGTGGTCGTGCCCGCCGTGCTGCTGATGTTCGCGCTCGGTGTTTACCCGCAATTCATCACCGCGCTGACGAGCGCGACCGTGACGCGACTGGTGGAGCACTTGAAGTTCTAG
- the nuoL gene encoding NADH-quinone oxidoreductase subunit L, translated as MTWIPNYVWLIPLLPLVAAGLSALCKRPQRTLSAALAIGSMAGSLALSLIAFAATLQHTGEGVFREESNFAWFQFGDSPGDLVRLGFVLDPLAAVMLVMVSFVGLLIFIYSVGYMARDENFTRFFTFLSLFAAAMLGVVIANSLLLLFICWELVGLASYLLIGFWFHKPSAAAAAKKAFITTRIGDIGFFLGLVWLYKETGTLLFYDNGLGCMEQSALAKLVGASLAGGMAVSTVIALLIFCGAAGKSGQLPLHVWLPDAMEGPTPVSALIHAATMVAAGVFLVARVFPLMSTGLAPVGGTTALQVVTWVGALTAVFASLIAVAQTDIKRILAYSTVSQLGFMMMGLGVGGVAAGMFHLITHAFFKALLFLGAGSVIHGCHEEQDIRRMGGVKKYMPVTFATYAVGMMALAGVFPLAGFWSKDEILHSAHGWVSSGPFYLGLFGALLTAFYMTRQVTYVFFGKHHAHPHGEPHESPTVMTVPLVILAVFAALLGFVGTPWWPAFQQYLGAGHDGSPASGAVPLMVVSTLVALAGITAGWMIYGRKPAASADDPDPLETKQPALFALLRDKFRVDELYEATVIRWNALASAASDVFDRFVWGGVVMFVSLLTLGVSWIGRFFDEYVINFGFDEGCRGVRAGSDAASRTQDGKVQNYLRVLGLALAALVLLVTWGLGK; from the coding sequence ATGACCTGGATCCCCAACTACGTCTGGCTTATCCCGCTGCTGCCGCTCGTGGCGGCGGGATTGAGCGCGCTATGCAAGCGTCCGCAACGGACGCTCTCGGCCGCGCTCGCCATCGGCTCGATGGCCGGCTCGCTCGCGCTCTCGCTCATTGCGTTCGCGGCCACGCTCCAGCACACGGGCGAGGGCGTGTTCCGCGAAGAAAGCAACTTTGCGTGGTTTCAATTCGGCGACTCCCCGGGCGACCTCGTGCGGCTCGGCTTCGTTCTCGACCCGCTCGCGGCGGTGATGCTCGTGATGGTGAGCTTCGTCGGCCTGCTCATCTTCATCTACAGCGTCGGCTACATGGCGCGCGACGAGAACTTCACGCGCTTCTTCACGTTCCTTTCGCTGTTCGCCGCGGCGATGCTCGGCGTGGTCATCGCGAACAGCCTGCTGCTGCTGTTCATCTGCTGGGAGCTGGTGGGCCTCGCGTCGTATCTGCTCATCGGCTTCTGGTTCCACAAGCCCAGCGCGGCGGCGGCGGCGAAGAAGGCCTTCATCACCACGCGCATCGGCGACATCGGCTTCTTCCTCGGCCTCGTGTGGCTCTACAAGGAAACCGGCACGCTGCTCTTCTACGACAACGGCCTCGGGTGCATGGAACAGTCCGCGCTGGCGAAACTCGTCGGCGCAAGCCTCGCGGGTGGCATGGCCGTGAGCACCGTCATCGCGCTGCTTATCTTCTGCGGCGCCGCCGGCAAGTCCGGCCAGCTTCCGTTGCACGTCTGGCTGCCGGACGCGATGGAAGGCCCCACGCCCGTGAGCGCGCTCATCCACGCGGCGACGATGGTGGCGGCGGGCGTGTTCCTCGTGGCGCGCGTCTTTCCACTCATGAGCACCGGGCTTGCGCCAGTCGGCGGGACGACGGCGCTTCAAGTCGTCACCTGGGTCGGCGCGCTTACGGCCGTCTTCGCGTCGCTCATCGCGGTCGCGCAGACGGACATCAAGCGCATCCTCGCCTACTCCACCGTTTCCCAACTCGGCTTCATGATGATGGGCCTCGGTGTCGGCGGCGTGGCGGCCGGGATGTTCCATCTCATCACGCACGCGTTCTTCAAGGCGCTGCTCTTCCTCGGCGCCGGCTCGGTGATCCACGGCTGCCACGAGGAGCAGGACATCCGTCGCATGGGCGGCGTGAAGAAATACATGCCGGTGACGTTCGCGACCTACGCCGTCGGCATGATGGCGCTGGCGGGCGTGTTCCCGCTCGCGGGATTCTGGAGCAAGGACGAGATCCTCCACTCGGCTCACGGTTGGGTTTCGTCCGGCCCCTTCTATCTCGGCCTGTTCGGCGCGCTGCTCACGGCGTTCTACATGACGCGGCAGGTCACTTACGTGTTCTTCGGCAAGCACCACGCGCACCCGCACGGCGAACCGCACGAGTCACCCACCGTGATGACCGTGCCGCTCGTGATTCTCGCCGTGTTTGCGGCGTTGCTCGGCTTCGTCGGCACGCCGTGGTGGCCGGCCTTCCAGCAATACCTCGGCGCGGGGCACGACGGCTCACCGGCCTCTGGCGCGGTGCCGCTGATGGTCGTCTCAACCCTTGTCGCGCTCGCTGGAATCACCGCAGGCTGGATGATCTACGGCCGCAAGCCCGCCGCGTCCGCGGATGACCCCGACCCGCTCGAAACGAAGCAGCCCGCCCTGTTCGCGCTGCTTCGCGACAAGTTCCGCGTGGATGAACTTTACGAGGCCACGGTCATCCGCTGGAACGCGCTCGCGTCGGCGGCGAGTGATGTGTTCGACCGCTTCGTGTGGGGCGGCGTGGTGATGTTTGTTTCGCTGCTCACGCTTGGCGTGTCGTGGATCGGGCGGTTCTTCGACGAATACGTGATCAACTTCGGCTTCGACGAAGGCTGCCGCGGCGTGCGCGCCGGCTCGGATGCCGCGTCGCGCACGCAGGACGGCAAGGTGCAGAACTACCTTCGCGTGCTCGGACTCGCGCTCGCCGCACTCGTGCTGCTCGTGACTTGGGGGTTGGGGAAATGA
- the nuoK gene encoding NADH-quinone oxidoreductase subunit NuoK: protein MTPLPAYLIVSALLFSIGLAGALTRRNAILVLIGIELMLNAANLNFIAFWRFSPNPEAATGVMFAIFSIAIAAAEAAVGLALILAIYRHFKTTDLGKIDSMKG from the coding sequence ATGACTCCTCTTCCCGCCTACCTCATCGTCTCCGCCCTGCTCTTCAGCATCGGGCTTGCGGGCGCGCTCACACGGCGCAACGCCATCCTCGTGCTCATCGGCATTGAGCTGATGCTCAACGCGGCGAACCTGAACTTCATCGCCTTCTGGCGCTTCAGCCCGAACCCCGAGGCAGCCACCGGCGTGATGTTCGCCATCTTCAGCATCGCCATCGCCGCCGCCGAAGCCGCCGTCGGCCTCGCGCTCATCCTCGCGATTTACCGGCACTTCAAGACGACCGACCTCGGGAAGATTGACTCGATGAAGGGATGA
- a CDS encoding NADH-quinone oxidoreductase subunit J has product MTPAFLILALVTLVSAVAAMSLRNLVHCALCLAVTLAGLAGLFLTLDAEFVGFTQVLVYIGAVAILIVFAILLTRGDDPAAQGAPSRAWLFGPLVAVVVFVTLSTALLSWTSERSWAPKSDAVARQAVAVKHIGAKLMNDYVLPLEVIALLLTAALIGAVIIAMHEKASGAATK; this is encoded by the coding sequence GTGACCCCCGCCTTCCTCATCCTCGCGCTCGTCACGCTCGTCTCGGCCGTCGCCGCGATGAGCCTGCGCAACCTCGTGCACTGCGCGCTTTGCCTCGCCGTCACGCTCGCGGGCCTCGCCGGGCTGTTCCTCACGCTCGACGCCGAGTTCGTCGGCTTCACGCAGGTCCTCGTTTACATCGGCGCGGTGGCCATCCTCATTGTGTTCGCCATCCTGCTCACGCGCGGCGACGACCCGGCGGCACAAGGCGCGCCCTCGCGCGCGTGGCTGTTCGGGCCGCTGGTCGCCGTGGTCGTGTTCGTGACGCTCTCGACGGCCCTCCTGTCGTGGACCTCGGAACGATCGTGGGCGCCCAAGTCCGACGCCGTTGCGAGACAAGCTGTGGCCGTGAAGCACATCGGCGCGAAGCTCATGAACGACTACGTGCTGCCGCTCGAAGTCATCGCCCTGCTGCTCACCGCCGCCTTGATCGGCGCGGTGATCATCGCGATGCACGAGAAGGCCAGTGGCGCGGCAACGAAGTAA
- the nuoH gene encoding NADH-quinone oxidoreductase subunit NuoH, whose translation MDSLESLPIAIKQLIVALFPAEQQALVSILVSITAILAVFPLLFGLTTVIERKGLGRIQNRYGPNRVGIPFTDIRLFGFGQFIADGMKMIAKEDIVPRAADRVVHFLAPVVIMIPALLAFAVIPYGRNMAPLDLECGLLFFFAVGASTELCVFMAGWSSRNKYSLLGAIRAIAQMVSYEVPLLLSTLTAVMIAGSLTPTRIVEAQAGFTSWGLANWFLFTPWGFAGFLLFLTAATAEANRSPFDMPEAESELIAGYFTEYSGFKFALFFLGEYLGLFAMSGLGITLFLGGWHAPCAGLEFVPSWAWFFAKLGALIVLFIWIRGTVPRLRADQLMGLAWKFMLPLALLNILVAGAWRFMTPGPARWLLCAAMLAIPYVMLGRALTESGHLIRRKYTFAE comes from the coding sequence ATGGACTCCCTCGAATCCCTCCCCATCGCGATCAAGCAACTGATTGTCGCGCTGTTCCCGGCGGAACAGCAGGCGCTCGTCTCCATCCTCGTCTCCATCACGGCCATTCTCGCGGTGTTCCCGCTGCTGTTCGGCCTCACGACGGTCATCGAGCGCAAGGGACTCGGCCGCATCCAGAACCGCTACGGGCCGAACCGCGTGGGCATCCCGTTCACCGACATCCGGCTGTTCGGCTTCGGCCAGTTCATCGCCGACGGGATGAAGATGATCGCCAAGGAGGACATCGTCCCGCGCGCCGCCGACCGCGTCGTTCACTTCCTCGCGCCCGTGGTCATCATGATCCCCGCGCTGCTCGCCTTCGCCGTGATTCCCTACGGCCGCAACATGGCGCCGCTGGACCTCGAGTGCGGGCTGCTGTTCTTCTTCGCGGTCGGCGCGAGCACGGAGCTGTGCGTGTTCATGGCGGGCTGGTCGAGCCGCAACAAATACTCGCTGCTCGGAGCGATCCGGGCGATCGCGCAAATGGTCAGCTATGAAGTGCCGCTGCTGCTCTCGACCCTCACCGCCGTGATGATCGCCGGTTCGCTCACGCCCACGCGCATAGTCGAGGCGCAGGCGGGCTTCACGTCGTGGGGACTGGCGAACTGGTTTCTCTTCACACCCTGGGGCTTCGCGGGCTTCCTGCTTTTCCTCACGGCGGCGACCGCGGAGGCGAACCGCTCGCCGTTCGACATGCCCGAGGCGGAGTCCGAGCTCATCGCGGGCTATTTCACCGAATACAGCGGGTTCAAGTTCGCGCTCTTCTTCCTCGGCGAATACCTCGGCCTGTTCGCGATGAGCGGGCTGGGCATCACGCTGTTTCTCGGCGGCTGGCACGCGCCCTGTGCGGGGCTGGAATTCGTGCCGTCGTGGGCGTGGTTCTTCGCGAAGCTCGGCGCGCTCATCGTGTTGTTCATCTGGATTCGCGGCACCGTGCCGAGGCTGCGGGCTGACCAGCTCATGGGGCTGGCGTGGAAGTTCATGCTGCCGCTTGCGCTGCTGAACATCCTTGTCGCGGGCGCGTGGCGCTTCATGACGCCCGGCCCCGCCCGCTGGCTGCTCTGCGCCGCGATGCTCGCCATCCCCTACGTGATGCTCGGCCGCGCGCTGACAGAATCCGGCCACCTGATCAGGCGCAAATACACCTTCGCGGAATGA
- a CDS encoding 4Fe-4S dicluster domain-containing protein produces the protein MLGTGLIKGMVETARNFAGSYVSDERLTTLQYPEERDTPKENTRQFPFLVYDGDDWQKGLRCVACQICEKECPPQCIYIEKSKDKKPDHVGKPQLYPAVFDIDISVCMSCQICVEVCPFEAIKMDQEFELSTTDRFGGLLLDKEKLAKPNSHFQHLHPTDASEIDAKRVAEVAKAKADAEAKAKAAAAAAAAKAAAPASATAPVGSTVAQPAAPATPAAAPTKEAAKP, from the coding sequence ATGCTCGGCACCGGACTCATCAAAGGCATGGTCGAAACGGCGAGGAACTTCGCCGGCAGCTACGTGTCCGACGAGCGGCTTACCACGTTGCAATATCCCGAGGAGCGCGACACGCCGAAGGAAAACACGCGGCAGTTTCCGTTCCTCGTCTATGACGGCGACGACTGGCAGAAGGGTTTGCGCTGCGTCGCGTGCCAGATTTGTGAGAAGGAATGCCCGCCGCAGTGCATCTACATCGAGAAGTCGAAGGACAAGAAACCCGACCATGTCGGCAAGCCGCAGCTTTACCCGGCAGTCTTCGACATCGACATCTCCGTGTGCATGAGCTGCCAGATTTGCGTCGAAGTCTGCCCGTTCGAGGCGATCAAGATGGACCAGGAATTTGAGCTCTCGACCACCGACCGCTTCGGCGGCCTGCTGCTGGACAAGGAGAAGCTCGCCAAGCCCAACTCGCACTTCCAGCATCTGCATCCGACGGACGCCTCGGAGATCGACGCCAAGCGCGTCGCCGAAGTCGCAAAGGCAAAGGCCGACGCTGAGGCGAAGGCGAAAGCCGCCGCCGCTGCAGCCGCGGCGAAAGCCGCAGCGCCCGCATCGGCAACAGCTCCCGTTGGTTCCACCGTGGCGCAGCCTGCTGCCCCCGCAACGCCCGCCGCGGCTCCAACAAAGGAGGCCGCCAAGCCATGA